From a region of the Acidimicrobiales bacterium genome:
- a CDS encoding ATP-dependent DNA ligase: MALPLNPPVKPMLAKAVAGIDQLPEGDYAFEPKWDGFRCIVFKDGDQIELGSRNERPLTRYFPELLPPLLAQLPDRCVVDGEIVLVGPERLEFDQLQQRIHPAESRINRLAEETPASFVAFDLLALGDKDLTGQPFFRRRAQLENALADATAPIHLTRTTTERDEAEDWFQRFEGAGLDGVMAKPTDGLYVSDKRVQFKVKHQRTADCVVAGYRVHKSGDGIGSLLLGLWVDGDDGTPELSHVGVAASFTAKRRVELTDELAPYEVDATTGHPWQEWVEHMTNASEAGKVAGGLSRWNAGKDLSWHPLRAELVCEVKYGGVLDGRFRPGVTQFLRWRPDREPASCTFDQLELPPPVQVGEVLGG; this comes from the coding sequence ATGGCCCTCCCGCTCAACCCTCCCGTCAAGCCCATGCTCGCCAAGGCGGTGGCCGGCATCGACCAGCTCCCCGAGGGGGACTACGCCTTCGAGCCCAAGTGGGACGGCTTCCGCTGCATCGTGTTCAAGGACGGCGACCAGATCGAGCTGGGCAGCCGTAACGAGCGCCCGCTGACCCGCTACTTCCCCGAGCTGCTACCGCCGCTGCTGGCCCAGCTGCCCGACCGCTGTGTGGTCGACGGCGAGATCGTGCTGGTCGGCCCCGAGCGCCTCGAGTTCGACCAGCTCCAGCAGCGCATCCACCCCGCCGAGTCCCGCATCAACCGCCTGGCCGAGGAGACGCCGGCCAGCTTCGTGGCCTTCGACCTGCTCGCCCTGGGCGACAAGGACCTCACCGGCCAGCCCTTCTTCCGCCGGCGGGCCCAGCTGGAGAACGCCCTCGCCGACGCCACCGCCCCCATCCACCTCACCCGCACCACGACCGAGCGCGACGAGGCCGAGGACTGGTTCCAGCGCTTCGAGGGCGCCGGCCTCGACGGGGTCATGGCCAAGCCCACCGACGGCCTGTACGTCAGCGACAAGCGGGTGCAGTTCAAGGTGAAGCACCAGCGCACCGCCGACTGCGTGGTTGCGGGCTATCGGGTCCACAAGAGCGGCGACGGCATCGGCTCGCTGCTCCTCGGCCTCTGGGTCGACGGCGACGACGGCACGCCCGAGCTCAGCCACGTCGGCGTCGCCGCCAGCTTCACGGCCAAGCGCCGGGTCGAGCTCACCGACGAGCTGGCGCCCTACGAGGTCGACGCCACCACCGGCCACCCCTGGCAGGAGTGGGTCGAGCACATGACCAACGCCAGCGAGGCCGGCAAGGTCGCCGGCGGCCTCAGCCGCTGGAACGCCGGAAAGGACCTCTCCTGGCACCCGCTGCGGGCCGAGCTGGTGTGCGAGGTGAAGTACGGCGGCGTGCTCGACGGCCGCTTCCGCCCCGGCGTCACCCAGTTCCTCCGCTGGCGCCCCGACCGCGAGCCGGCCAGCTGCACCTTCGACCAGCTCGAGCTGCCCCCACCCGTCCAGGTGGGCGAGGTGCTGGGCGGCTGA
- the ligD gene encoding non-homologous end-joining DNA ligase, with translation MGTPDAGARTIERDGHEVTVTNGDKVYFPGSGATKGDLVDFYVAIEGPLMAAVGGRPALMQRFPNGVKGKSFFQKRVPDSRPDWLDTTTVSTPNGTESDALVLTDLAHVLWAVNLGCIGLHLWPALATDVDISDQLRIDLDPSPGVDFADICWTAHQVKAFLDELGIDVHVKTTGNRGLHLYALLEPRWTAYEVRAAAVALARELERRHPERITAQWWKEERGARVFIDFNQNAPHKTVFGAWSVRPRVGGQVSTPITWDEVDGVDPDQLTMATVPPKVEAEGDPWAAMYGAPQSIEALLAMSEQDMAAGLMDAPWPPVYPKMPNEPPRVAPSRAKKDPAAE, from the coding sequence GTGGGGACACCCGACGCCGGAGCGCGCACCATCGAACGGGACGGCCACGAGGTCACCGTGACCAACGGCGACAAGGTGTACTTCCCCGGCAGCGGGGCCACGAAGGGCGATCTCGTCGACTTCTACGTGGCCATCGAGGGGCCCCTCATGGCGGCGGTCGGCGGGCGGCCGGCGCTGATGCAGCGCTTCCCCAACGGGGTGAAGGGCAAGTCGTTCTTCCAGAAGCGGGTGCCCGACTCGCGCCCCGACTGGCTCGACACCACCACGGTCTCCACTCCCAACGGCACCGAGAGCGACGCCCTCGTCCTCACCGACCTGGCCCACGTGCTGTGGGCGGTGAACCTCGGGTGCATCGGCCTCCACCTCTGGCCGGCGCTGGCCACCGACGTCGACATCTCCGACCAGCTCCGCATCGACCTCGACCCGTCCCCCGGCGTCGACTTCGCCGACATCTGCTGGACGGCCCACCAGGTGAAGGCCTTCCTCGACGAGCTCGGCATCGACGTCCACGTGAAGACCACGGGCAACCGGGGCCTGCACCTCTACGCCCTGCTCGAGCCCCGTTGGACGGCCTACGAGGTGCGCGCCGCCGCCGTGGCCCTCGCCCGCGAGCTCGAGCGCCGCCACCCCGAGCGCATCACCGCCCAGTGGTGGAAGGAGGAGCGCGGCGCCCGCGTCTTCATCGATTTCAACCAGAACGCCCCCCACAAGACCGTGTTCGGGGCCTGGTCGGTGCGGCCGAGGGTGGGCGGCCAGGTGTCCACGCCCATCACGTGGGACGAGGTCGACGGCGTCGACCCCGATCAGCTCACCATGGCCACCGTCCCCCCGAAGGTCGAGGCCGAGGGGGACCCGTGGGCGGCGATGTACGGCGCCCCGCAGTCGATCGAGGCGCTGCTGGCGATGTCCGAGCAGGACATGGCCGCCGGCCTCATGGACGCGCCGTGGCCGCCCGTCTACCCGAAGATGCCCAACGAGCCGCCCCGGGTGGCGCCCAGCCGCGCCAAGAAGGACCCGGCCGCCGAGTGA
- a CDS encoding 5'-3' exonuclease, whose translation MRVHLVDGTYELFRYFYALPSRVNDDGMEVAAARGVVGSMLQMLEEGATHVAIATDHVIESFRNDLYAGYKDGSGVDPVLFAQFPLLEEALDAAGFTVWAMVEFEADDALGAGAVMAAADPRVEQVLICTPDKDLGQCVTDDARIVQYDRRKQLLVDRAGVIEKFGVPPESIPDYLALVGDSADGFPGLAGWGAKSAAAVLARYEHLEDIPPAAGQWDITVRGGAKLAATLQREYEEALLFRRIATIETDAPVSASVDELEWMGPSPAFVQVCERLDAPNFVRRAERIVAGRT comes from the coding sequence GTGAGGGTGCACCTGGTGGACGGGACCTACGAGCTGTTCCGGTACTTCTACGCCCTGCCGTCGCGGGTCAATGACGACGGCATGGAGGTCGCCGCCGCCCGGGGGGTGGTCGGCTCGATGCTCCAGATGCTCGAAGAGGGCGCCACCCACGTGGCCATCGCCACCGACCACGTCATCGAGTCGTTCCGCAACGACCTCTACGCCGGCTACAAGGACGGCTCGGGCGTCGATCCGGTGCTGTTCGCCCAGTTCCCCCTGCTCGAAGAGGCGCTGGACGCGGCGGGTTTCACGGTGTGGGCCATGGTCGAGTTCGAGGCGGACGACGCTCTCGGCGCCGGGGCCGTGATGGCCGCGGCCGATCCTCGGGTCGAGCAGGTGCTGATCTGCACGCCGGACAAGGACCTCGGCCAGTGCGTCACCGACGACGCCCGCATCGTCCAATACGACCGGCGCAAGCAACTCTTGGTGGACCGCGCCGGCGTCATCGAGAAGTTCGGCGTGCCCCCCGAGTCCATCCCGGACTACCTGGCGCTCGTCGGCGACAGCGCCGACGGCTTCCCAGGCCTCGCCGGGTGGGGGGCGAAGTCCGCGGCGGCGGTGCTGGCCCGGTATGAACACCTCGAGGACATCCCGCCGGCCGCCGGCCAGTGGGACATCACGGTGCGCGGCGGCGCCAAGCTGGCCGCCACCCTCCAGCGTGAGTACGAGGAGGCGCTGCTGTTCCGGCGCATCGCCACCATCGAGACCGACGCGCCGGTCTCGGCCTCGGTCGACGAGCTCGAGTGGATGGGGCCCTCACCGGCCTTCGTCCAGGTCTGCGAGCGTCTCGACGCCCCCAACTTCGTTCGCCGCGCCGAGCGCATTGTCGCTGGACGCACCTGA
- a CDS encoding alpha/beta hydrolase, whose protein sequence is MSARVVLVHGAWHGAWCWDAVVEGLRAEGVTADAVDLPGHGDDTMPLTDLYGDAARVTAALDALATVEDDPVLLVGHSYGGAVITEAGVHPSVAHLVYLAALNLDEGETMLEAALDDPRTADIDHTGRPEPMEVLSMLDDGSAVISDDGAAAMFYNECPPEVAAAATARLTPQPLLNMGQSPTRVAWRERPSTYVICARDNAVHPGLQRILADRCTDAVEWDTDHSPFLADPARVTAFLAGLARSL, encoded by the coding sequence ATGAGCGCACGGGTGGTGCTGGTGCACGGGGCGTGGCACGGCGCCTGGTGCTGGGACGCGGTGGTCGAGGGCCTGCGAGCCGAGGGGGTCACCGCCGACGCGGTCGACCTTCCCGGGCACGGGGACGACACCATGCCTCTCACCGACCTGTACGGGGACGCCGCCCGGGTCACCGCCGCCCTCGACGCCCTCGCCACCGTGGAGGACGACCCCGTCCTGCTCGTCGGGCACTCCTACGGCGGCGCCGTCATCACCGAGGCGGGCGTGCACCCGAGCGTCGCCCACCTCGTCTACCTGGCCGCCCTGAACCTGGACGAGGGCGAGACCATGCTCGAGGCGGCGCTCGACGACCCGCGCACCGCAGACATCGACCACACCGGGCGCCCCGAGCCCATGGAGGTGCTCTCCATGCTCGACGACGGCTCGGCCGTGATCAGCGACGACGGCGCGGCCGCCATGTTCTACAACGAGTGCCCGCCCGAGGTCGCGGCGGCGGCCACCGCCCGACTCACGCCGCAGCCGCTGCTCAACATGGGCCAGTCGCCCACCCGGGTGGCCTGGCGGGAGCGCCCGTCCACCTACGTGATCTGCGCCCGGGACAACGCCGTGCACCCGGGCCTCCAGCGCATCCTCGCCGACCGGTGCACCGACGCCGTCGAGTGGGACACCGACCACTCTCCCTTCCTCGCCGACCCCGCCCGGGTCACCGCCTTCCTCGCCGGCCTCGCCCGCTCGCTCTGA
- a CDS encoding FABP family protein: protein MDAPGLPAELETLAFLLGDWVGEGEGVYPTIESFGYHEEVRFWQVGKPFLAYTQRTRHADDGRPLHAEMGYLRPFGADGVELSLAHPTGVTEIAVGTVIGGRIDLASTVVALTPTAKEVTAVERTIEVDGDHLTYTLRMAAVGQPLQHHLSASLRRA from the coding sequence ATGGACGCCCCCGGTCTGCCGGCCGAGCTCGAGACCCTCGCCTTCCTCCTCGGGGACTGGGTCGGGGAGGGCGAGGGCGTGTACCCCACCATCGAGTCGTTCGGGTACCACGAGGAGGTGCGCTTCTGGCAAGTGGGCAAGCCCTTCCTCGCCTACACCCAGCGCACCCGCCACGCCGACGACGGCCGCCCGCTGCACGCCGAGATGGGCTACCTCCGCCCCTTCGGCGCCGACGGCGTCGAGCTCTCCCTCGCCCATCCCACCGGGGTCACCGAGATCGCGGTGGGCACCGTCATCGGCGGGCGCATCGACCTCGCCAGCACCGTCGTGGCGCTGACGCCCACGGCCAAGGAGGTCACGGCAGTCGAGCGCACCATCGAGGTCGACGGTGACCATCTGACATACACGCTGCGCATGGCCGCGGTGGGCCAACCGCTCCAGCACCACCTGTCCGCCAGCTTGCGCAGGGCGTGA
- a CDS encoding ABC transporter substrate-binding protein — MIRAARTRAALVVVALVALTATAAAACTETVQRSATGPPASNATGDTIPTTAPDGAVIEGYGGREASFGTVPDETAEATGTPIRIGMINQEDTPLGSFPELRLAVEAGVEWINTELGGVDGRPLELRPCITNFSVERSQACAQQMVRDEVVAVLGGIDITSNGSIPILEQNELPYVGGIPINLDEERSPISFQFSGGTPGAFTAFAWYAAEVLEAEHIAVVYAEYPPIQTAAQDYGVTVAENLGVDEVSEVAFGLSTTDFLPVLQEANQGDPDAILLGAADTSCVPAMQGARDLGITAPLFLVGSCAAPSIIAEAGREATEGRIFNIEGQIDTEEDSTAAVDGALYALAILKYADGLAPAGAGTVSFRGLMNLYAVMTRIGADDLSPATIIDDFRASVDTPSFNGHPYTCATPQVPGLPSLCAPQQVLVEQRDGALHEVSDGWVPVPEILAADG; from the coding sequence GTGATCCGAGCGGCACGCACGCGGGCGGCGCTGGTCGTCGTCGCGCTCGTCGCCCTGACCGCCACCGCGGCCGCCGCCTGCACCGAGACCGTGCAGCGCTCGGCCACCGGCCCGCCGGCATCCAACGCCACCGGTGACACCATCCCCACCACCGCCCCCGACGGGGCCGTCATCGAGGGCTACGGGGGGCGGGAGGCCAGCTTCGGCACCGTGCCCGACGAGACCGCCGAGGCCACGGGCACCCCGATCCGCATCGGCATGATCAACCAGGAGGACACGCCCCTCGGCTCGTTCCCCGAGCTGCGACTCGCGGTCGAGGCCGGCGTCGAGTGGATCAACACCGAGCTCGGCGGCGTGGACGGCCGACCCCTCGAGCTGCGCCCCTGCATCACCAACTTCTCGGTCGAGCGCTCGCAGGCGTGCGCTCAGCAGATGGTGCGAGACGAGGTGGTGGCGGTGCTCGGCGGCATCGACATCACCTCGAACGGCTCCATCCCCATCCTCGAGCAGAACGAGCTGCCCTACGTCGGGGGCATCCCCATCAACCTCGACGAAGAGCGCAGCCCGATCTCGTTCCAGTTCAGCGGCGGCACGCCCGGGGCGTTCACCGCGTTCGCCTGGTACGCCGCCGAGGTCCTCGAGGCCGAGCACATCGCCGTCGTCTACGCCGAGTACCCGCCCATCCAGACCGCCGCACAGGACTACGGGGTCACCGTCGCCGAGAACCTCGGCGTCGACGAGGTGAGCGAGGTGGCCTTCGGGCTGTCGACCACCGACTTCCTGCCCGTCCTCCAGGAGGCCAACCAGGGCGACCCGGACGCGATCCTCCTCGGCGCCGCCGACACCTCCTGCGTGCCTGCGATGCAGGGCGCCCGGGACCTCGGCATCACGGCCCCCCTGTTCCTGGTGGGCTCCTGCGCCGCCCCCTCGATCATCGCCGAGGCGGGTCGCGAGGCCACCGAGGGCCGCATCTTCAACATCGAGGGCCAGATCGACACCGAGGAGGACAGCACCGCGGCGGTCGACGGCGCCCTCTACGCCCTGGCCATCCTCAAGTACGCCGACGGGCTGGCCCCGGCCGGTGCGGGCACCGTGTCGTTCCGGGGCCTCATGAACCTCTACGCGGTGATGACCCGGATCGGGGCCGACGACCTGTCGCCCGCGACCATCATCGATGACTTCCGGGCCTCGGTCGACACCCCGAGCTTCAACGGCCACCCCTACACCTGCGCCACCCCCCAGGTGCCCGGCCTTCCGTCGCTGTGCGCACCCCAGCAGGTGCTGGTCGAGCAGCGCGACGGCGCCCTCCACGAGGTGTCGGACGGCTGGGTGCCCGTGCCCGAGATCCTGGCCGCCGATGGGTGA
- a CDS encoding ABC transporter permease, translating into MGDQLLLGLGAGSVIASLALGLVVAYRASGVVNFAHAALGMYVAFAYFELRRTGDLVLPILGLPERVGLFPVHTDEATGLTTNVPTEVTALAICLVLGAGAGLIVYLLIFRALRHAPALARVVASLGLLLYLLALAGIRFGGSSAATGGTTEHVLPARVVRVLGTTIPQDRLWLLGLTVAATLGLSALYRWTRFGLSTRAAAENEKGALLLGVSPDWVGTLNWMIAGALAGGAVILVSGAGVVRLSPAEVAFLIVPALAAALVGGFESFVITAAAGVAIGVAQSGLVKLQGDWTWLPDVGLQQGLPLVVILVTMAVRGQTLPTRGTLSVGRFPRSPRPVAVGRTAAVLVAVTALGLLTLGSDARAAIITTTIATLVCLSIVVLTGYVGQISLAPLAFAGVAAFSMVKLTNDFGVPFPIAPLLGALIAAGVGALAGLPAVRVRGLNLAIVTLAAAVAIEELIFKWDWFTGGLGGSTVPEPTLFGIDLGISARGDAYPRPAFGLLCLAVVAACGIFVAALRRSPTGLRWLAVRANERAASAAGVDVARAKLAAFAVSSFLVGLAGSLLAYQRQNLSVSSFTVFQSLGYLAVTYIGGVASIAGALLAGALTQGGLVTELTGGDATSQYQFALNGVVLIVVAIVYQDGLAGALGRLWERVVGGRLSRSSPARPRPARPRPSS; encoded by the coding sequence ATGGGTGACCAGCTCCTGCTCGGCCTCGGCGCCGGGTCGGTCATCGCCAGCCTGGCCCTCGGCCTGGTGGTCGCCTACCGCGCCTCCGGCGTGGTCAACTTCGCCCACGCCGCCCTCGGCATGTACGTGGCCTTCGCCTACTTCGAGCTGCGGCGCACCGGCGACCTCGTCCTGCCCATCCTGGGCCTGCCCGAGCGGGTCGGCCTCTTCCCGGTGCACACCGACGAGGCGACGGGCCTCACCACCAACGTCCCCACCGAGGTGACGGCGCTCGCCATCTGCCTCGTGCTCGGCGCCGGCGCCGGCCTCATCGTCTACCTGCTGATCTTCCGGGCGCTGCGCCACGCGCCGGCGCTGGCCCGGGTGGTCGCGTCGCTCGGCCTCCTGCTCTACCTGCTGGCGCTCGCCGGCATCCGCTTCGGCGGCTCGAGCGCGGCCACGGGCGGGACCACCGAGCACGTCCTGCCCGCCCGGGTGGTCCGGGTCCTCGGGACCACCATCCCCCAGGACCGCCTCTGGCTGCTCGGGCTGACCGTCGCCGCCACGCTGGGCCTCTCGGCCCTGTACCGCTGGACGCGCTTCGGCCTCAGCACCCGGGCCGCCGCCGAGAACGAGAAGGGCGCCCTGCTCCTCGGGGTCTCCCCCGACTGGGTCGGCACCCTCAACTGGATGATCGCCGGCGCCCTCGCCGGCGGGGCGGTGATCCTCGTGTCGGGGGCCGGCGTCGTGCGCCTCTCGCCCGCCGAGGTCGCCTTCCTCATCGTGCCGGCGCTCGCCGCCGCCCTCGTCGGCGGGTTCGAGTCCTTCGTCATCACCGCCGCCGCCGGCGTCGCCATCGGGGTGGCACAGTCCGGCCTGGTCAAGCTCCAGGGTGACTGGACGTGGCTCCCCGACGTGGGCCTCCAGCAGGGCCTGCCGCTGGTGGTCATCCTCGTCACCATGGCCGTGCGGGGCCAGACCCTGCCCACGCGCGGCACCCTCTCGGTGGGCCGGTTCCCCCGCTCGCCACGCCCGGTCGCCGTGGGCCGCACCGCGGCGGTGCTCGTGGCCGTCACCGCCCTCGGCCTGCTCACCCTCGGCAGCGACGCCCGCGCCGCCATCATCACCACCACCATCGCCACCCTCGTGTGCCTCTCGATCGTGGTGCTCACGGGCTACGTCGGCCAGATCTCGCTCGCGCCCCTCGCCTTCGCCGGCGTGGCCGCCTTCTCCATGGTCAAGCTCACCAACGACTTCGGGGTGCCGTTCCCCATCGCCCCCCTCCTGGGGGCGCTCATCGCCGCCGGGGTCGGCGCGCTCGCCGGGCTGCCTGCCGTGCGCGTGCGCGGCCTCAACCTGGCCATCGTCACCCTCGCCGCCGCGGTCGCCATCGAGGAGCTGATCTTCAAGTGGGACTGGTTCACCGGCGGCCTGGGGGGCAGCACCGTCCCCGAGCCCACCCTGTTCGGCATCGACCTCGGGATCTCCGCCCGCGGCGACGCCTATCCCCGTCCGGCCTTCGGCCTCCTGTGCCTCGCCGTGGTCGCCGCCTGCGGGATCTTCGTGGCCGCGCTGCGCCGCAGCCCCACCGGCCTGCGCTGGCTGGCCGTGCGGGCCAACGAACGGGCCGCGTCCGCCGCCGGCGTCGACGTCGCCCGGGCCAAGCTGGCCGCGTTCGCGGTGTCGTCGTTCCTCGTGGGCCTCGCCGGCTCGCTGCTCGCCTACCAGCGCCAGAACCTGTCGGTGAGCAGCTTCACCGTCTTCCAGTCGCTCGGCTACCTGGCCGTCACCTACATCGGCGGCGTGGCCAGCATCGCCGGCGCCCTGCTCGCCGGCGCGCTGACCCAGGGCGGGCTCGTCACCGAGCTCACCGGCGGCGACGCCACTTCGCAGTACCAGTTCGCCCTCAACGGGGTGGTGCTGATCGTGGTGGCCATCGTCTACCAGGACGGCCTGGCCGGCGCCCTCGGGCGCCTCTGGGAACGGGTGGTCGGAGGGCGGCTCAGCCGGTCCAGCCCGGCACGCCCTCGTCCAGCTCGACCTCGACCGAGTTCATGA
- a CDS encoding carboxymuconolactone decarboxylase family protein yields MARIDPLRSSDDPVGQKIIEGARSTGSASPANLFGTLAYHPDLSRRALRLGRVFLFEGTLDPRVREIAILRTAWRTEAEYEWGQHTLLGREVGLDDRHITELRTPALVGEWTDHERAVVDAVDELCAHDKISQDTWIALAATWAEPELVELTLLVGYYRMLAGLMNSVEVELDEGVPGWTG; encoded by the coding sequence GTGGCGCGCATCGATCCCCTCAGGTCCTCGGACGACCCCGTCGGCCAGAAGATCATCGAAGGGGCCAGATCGACCGGCTCCGCGTCACCCGCCAACCTCTTCGGCACCCTCGCCTACCACCCCGACCTGTCCCGCCGAGCCCTGCGTCTCGGGCGGGTCTTCCTCTTCGAGGGGACCCTCGACCCCCGCGTCCGCGAGATCGCCATCCTGCGCACCGCGTGGCGCACCGAGGCCGAGTACGAGTGGGGCCAGCACACCCTGCTCGGGCGTGAGGTCGGCCTCGACGACCGTCACATCACCGAGCTGCGCACACCGGCACTGGTGGGCGAGTGGACCGACCACGAGCGGGCGGTGGTCGACGCCGTGGACGAGCTGTGCGCCCACGACAAGATCAGCCAGGACACGTGGATCGCCCTCGCGGCCACGTGGGCCGAGCCCGAGCTCGTCGAGCTGACCCTGCTCGTCGGCTACTACCGGATGCTGGCGGGGCTCATGAACTCGGTCGAGGTCGAGCTGGACGAGGGCGTGCCGGGCTGGACCGGCTGA
- the mce gene encoding methylmalonyl-CoA epimerase, translated as MPGEQAQQQESGQGTGPLLTEIDHVAIAVNDLGAAIDYYRGTFGATVEHREVVDSDGVEEALLAVAESYIQLLTPTRDDSPVAKYLEKKGEGLHHIGYRVADCGVALQAVKDAGGRVIDEAPRPGSRGTTVAFVHPKTAFGTLIELVQE; from the coding sequence ATGCCCGGTGAGCAGGCCCAGCAGCAGGAGTCGGGTCAGGGCACCGGCCCGCTGCTCACCGAGATCGACCACGTCGCCATCGCCGTGAACGACCTCGGGGCGGCCATCGACTACTACCGCGGGACCTTCGGCGCCACCGTCGAGCACCGCGAGGTGGTCGACAGCGACGGCGTGGAGGAGGCGCTCCTCGCCGTGGCCGAGTCCTACATCCAGCTGCTCACCCCCACCCGCGACGACTCGCCGGTGGCCAAGTACCTGGAGAAGAAGGGCGAGGGCCTGCACCACATCGGCTACCGCGTGGCCGACTGCGGCGTGGCCCTCCAGGCTGTGAAGGACGCCGGCGGCCGGGTCATCGACGAGGCCCCCCGACCGGGCTCGCGAGGCACGACGGTGGCGTTCGTCCACCCGAAGACGGCCTTCGGCACCCTGATCGAGCTGGTCCAGGAGTAG
- the ccrA gene encoding crotonyl-CoA carboxylase/reductase — MDKILEAIQAGASGDEIAALPLPDSYRAALVKKDEMAMWEGVASEDKDPRQSLHVEEVARPELAPDEAYVAVMASSINFNTVWTSIFEPLPTFGFLSRLGKESQWGARHDLPYHVVGSDASGVVLQVGSAVRNWKPGDKVTVHCNHVDDQDPSAHDDSMLATNQRIWGFETNFGGLADLAVVKANQLMPKPKHLTWEEAACNGLTNSTSYRMLVSPNAVQMRQGDAVLIWGAVGGLGGYAVQYVLNGGGTPVGVVSSPEKAELLHELGCEHTIDRKAAGYKFWKDEHTQDEAEWRRLGKDIRGLIGRDVDIVFEHPGRQTFGASVFVTARGGTIVTCAATSGYMIEYDNRHLWMKLKRIVSSHFANYKESWEANRLISEGKVQPILSAVYPLSEVGEAAYQVHHNLHEGKIGVLCLAPEEGLGIDDPEFREKVGEDKITLFRRHGA; from the coding sequence ATGGACAAGATCCTTGAAGCCATCCAGGCGGGCGCCTCCGGCGACGAGATCGCCGCCCTCCCGCTCCCCGACTCCTACCGGGCCGCCCTCGTCAAGAAGGACGAGATGGCGATGTGGGAGGGGGTGGCGTCGGAGGACAAGGACCCCCGCCAGTCCCTCCACGTCGAAGAGGTCGCCCGCCCCGAACTGGCCCCTGACGAGGCCTACGTGGCCGTGATGGCCTCGTCCATCAACTTCAACACCGTCTGGACCTCCATCTTCGAGCCGCTGCCCACCTTCGGCTTCCTCTCGCGCCTCGGCAAGGAGAGCCAGTGGGGCGCCCGCCACGACCTGCCCTACCACGTGGTCGGCTCGGACGCCTCGGGCGTCGTGCTCCAGGTGGGCTCCGCGGTGCGCAACTGGAAGCCGGGCGACAAGGTCACCGTCCACTGCAACCACGTGGACGACCAGGACCCGTCGGCCCACGACGACTCCATGTTGGCCACCAACCAGCGCATCTGGGGCTTCGAGACCAACTTCGGCGGCCTGGCCGACCTCGCCGTGGTCAAGGCCAACCAGCTCATGCCGAAGCCCAAGCACCTCACGTGGGAAGAGGCGGCCTGCAACGGCCTGACCAACTCCACCAGCTACCGCATGCTGGTCAGCCCGAACGCGGTGCAGATGCGCCAGGGCGACGCGGTGCTCATCTGGGGCGCGGTCGGTGGCCTCGGTGGCTACGCCGTGCAGTACGTCCTCAACGGCGGCGGCACCCCCGTCGGCGTCGTGTCGTCGCCCGAGAAGGCCGAGCTGCTGCACGAGCTCGGGTGCGAGCACACCATCGACCGCAAGGCGGCGGGCTACAAGTTCTGGAAGGACGAGCACACCCAGGACGAGGCCGAGTGGCGCCGGCTGGGCAAGGACATCCGCGGCCTCATCGGCCGTGACGTCGACATCGTGTTCGAGCACCCCGGCCGGCAGACCTTCGGCGCGTCCGTCTTCGTCACCGCCCGCGGCGGCACCATCGTCACCTGCGCCGCCACCAGCGGCTACATGATCGAGTACGACAACCGCCACCTCTGGATGAAGCTGAAGCGCATCGTCAGCTCCCACTTCGCCAACTACAAGGAGTCGTGGGAGGCCAACCGCCTCATCTCCGAGGGCAAGGTCCAGCCCATCCTCTCGGCGGTGTACCCCCTGAGCGAGGTCGGCGAGGCCGCCTACCAGGTCCACCACAACCTCCACGAGGGAAAGATCGGGGTGCTGTGCCTCGCCCCCGAGGAGGGCCTCGGCATCGACGACCCCGAGTTCCGCGAGAAGGTCGGCGAGGACAAGATCACCCTGTTCCGCCGCCACGGCGCCTAA